ATTCTGTTTATCGTATAACATAAACTCACCTTTTTATAATTTATTTTATCACATGAAAGGAAAAGATTTTTTAGCTCTCACTGTGGGTTTTAATCTTTTGGGTGGTATAGTCGCTGGTCTTATCGTAGGTTACGCCTTTGACAAATGGCTAATGGAAGGTATTTTTAAAGTCAGGAGCTTCCCAATAGGTCTCATGTTTTTTTTCTTCATTGGTATAATTTCCGGATTTTGGAATGCGTACAAAGATCTAAAAAGGCTTTCTTGACATTTTGGCAAAGCTTTGCCACTTTGACATAAGCAAAACTTACCAACCCTAAAGCTACTAATTGAAACACAAAGTTTTTATGAATAAGGTGTTTGGCATCTTTTTTGCACATATGCGCTAAGGAGGTAGGCTTTTATGGATAGGAGAACATTCTTCAAGTTTACCGCTTTGCTCGGTTCTGTTCCTTTGCTAAACAGGGTTGTTTATTCAGCACCCTTGAAAATAGGTTTTGGAGATATAAAGAAGGAAACCCCTATAGCGGTTGTTTATCACTGTGACTTTCCCCAAGAAGCGCGCTTTGAAACCATGCTTACCAACATAGGAAATCACCTGTCCGTTTACGATAATGATCCTTTCAAAATAAAAATAGTTGTTGTAGCTCATGGTCCCGGTGTGAAGTTCTTTTTAAAGGATCTTTCGGGAAGCCCTTGGGAAAATGAACCAATAAATCTTTCGGAATTTGAAAGGAGGGAAAGGGATCTCACACTTTACGGTGTTGAGTACTATATATGCAACATAACTCTTGGAAGACTCAAGCTAAATCCCGAAAAACTTTATGACTTTACAAAGATAGTACCTTCAGGCGTTGGTGCCATAGGTGAGCTTCAGGCAAAAGGTTTTGGTTACATAAAAGTTCAGTAAGGGAGGAGAACATGCGAAAGGGTATCTTTTTAGGTTCAGGCTTCTTAGCATTATCACTTTTCTCGCCGGACTTTGCTCACGCCATTAGACTTTCTGGTCCTGCTAAAGAGCAGTATTTAGACATCAACTTCTTGATGCAGTTATGGTTTAGACATCAGGACATAAGTTCCCAAAATAGACCTAACTTTATAAATGCCAGTGACAGGGATGATATCTTCTTCAGAAGGATAAGGTTGAGGTTTTTCGGAAGTGCTTCTTCTTGGTTTAAGTTCAATTTGGTCATTAGGGACAACGATTTTGGAAGGGATCCGTACGATGCCCCCTTCGGCGGACAACCTACGCACTCAAAAAGACAGAGTAACAGGAATACTGGATATATACATGAATTTGACGCGATCTTAGTTCCGAGTGCTATGATGGACACAAAGGGCGTCACCTTAGATTTACATCTTGGTTATCCGAGAGTACCTTTGGGAAGAGAACAGTTTCAGAGGGCTTACGATAACATAGATTTGGATAGGACAAATGCAAGTTTGAGGTGGGCTCACCTTGCAATAGGTGATGTAACTGGCAGAGCCTTTGGAGGTTATGCGCACGTGCAGGCTTCCAACAGAGGAACAGGTTACTCAAAGCTAACTCTTGACGGTTTTGTAGGTGTTTTTGGAGGATTCAAAAATGTAAAGAACCCTTGGGATGAATCCATAGTAGGTGTGAGTACGAACACTCCCCTTTGTGGATATACGTCCCCAAATCCGGCGATTGCTACATGCCTATCAAAAGCGAGAGGTAATGCTTCGGATAACTTTCTTTACACTTTTAGAGCTACGCTACAGCTGGGAGAACCTGAAGGTAAACCAGTAATATATAACTGGCTTTACAGGGACACTTACATAGGAAAAAGGAGAGGCATCACCTTAGGTGTTTCTTACGCCTTCCAGAACAAAATAGACCAACACATCATCACAGACACGCAAGGTATATCTCCAGGCTTTCTCGGAAATGGCTCACCTTTTAACGGTGCTGGAACGGTAAATGTGAGGATACCATACTTATTGCTTCCCAATCCTGTAGGTGTGGGAGATCCTAACGTAGCAAACAGACTTTTGGACAACAGAGTTGATATGAAGTTTTACGGTATTGACTTTGCCTGGCATCACGGTCCATTATCTTTTGTAGCTGAGGTAGGGCAGGTAAAGTTCAATAACTTACTGCTCGTTGATGGTGCAAACAACCTGTATCCTGGTAGAAGCATAAAAAATGACTTCTGGCTTGCTAAGGTAGGTTACGTAATAAATCCCAATGCTGTACACAAGTTTGAGCCTTATCTTAGTTACTCAGAATACAAGCCACAAATAATTACTGTAGGAACAGGTAGCAATGCGAGGCTTTACGGTGATGCAACCGACTTTGTTGGTAACAATCAATTAACTTCAGGTCAAGATAAGTCAAGCTTGGGAAGAATAAAGCAGATAGGTGTTGGTATAAACTACTACTACAGGAGTGAAAATTTCAGGTGGACCATAGAATACACAAGATTTGACGAACAGAGAAACAAGATAAACAACGATGCGATAAGCGTTCAGTTTCAGTGGATTTTTTAAAAAGCTGTCAAGCCCCTACTCACCTCCCTTTTCTTCCCTTTTTCTTTTTAGATACTCCTCAACTATGACACCCTCTTTTAGCCCCCAATCGCTTACTGTTATCTCCTTTTTCCCAAAAATAACCATGCTTCTGTAAAATATCATGATCCCAGAAACTATTACCTTAGCCCTCTTTGGCTCTATTTGGGGAAAGTTCCTTATTCTCTGTTCCGCCTTCATACCGCTTAAATTTTCAAGCCAGAACATGATGCGATCAAGTTCTATGGTCTTTCCGTGTACAAGTTCGGGTCTGTAAGGGAAAACACCGTACTCAAGAGCAGCCACGGTCGTTATAGTTCCTCCTA
The genomic region above belongs to Hydrogenobacter sp. and contains:
- a CDS encoding porin, with amino-acid sequence MRKGIFLGSGFLALSLFSPDFAHAIRLSGPAKEQYLDINFLMQLWFRHQDISSQNRPNFINASDRDDIFFRRIRLRFFGSASSWFKFNLVIRDNDFGRDPYDAPFGGQPTHSKRQSNRNTGYIHEFDAILVPSAMMDTKGVTLDLHLGYPRVPLGREQFQRAYDNIDLDRTNASLRWAHLAIGDVTGRAFGGYAHVQASNRGTGYSKLTLDGFVGVFGGFKNVKNPWDESIVGVSTNTPLCGYTSPNPAIATCLSKARGNASDNFLYTFRATLQLGEPEGKPVIYNWLYRDTYIGKRRGITLGVSYAFQNKIDQHIITDTQGISPGFLGNGSPFNGAGTVNVRIPYLLLPNPVGVGDPNVANRLLDNRVDMKFYGIDFAWHHGPLSFVAEVGQVKFNNLLLVDGANNLYPGRSIKNDFWLAKVGYVINPNAVHKFEPYLSYSEYKPQIITVGTGSNARLYGDATDFVGNNQLTSGQDKSSLGRIKQIGVGINYYYRSENFRWTIEYTRFDEQRNKINNDAISVQFQWIF
- a CDS encoding DsrE family protein, whose translation is MDRRTFFKFTALLGSVPLLNRVVYSAPLKIGFGDIKKETPIAVVYHCDFPQEARFETMLTNIGNHLSVYDNDPFKIKIVVVAHGPGVKFFLKDLSGSPWENEPINLSEFERRERDLTLYGVEYYICNITLGRLKLNPEKLYDFTKIVPSGVGAIGELQAKGFGYIKVQ
- a CDS encoding AtpZ/AtpI family protein is translated as MKGKDFLALTVGFNLLGGIVAGLIVGYAFDKWLMEGIFKVRSFPIGLMFFFFIGIISGFWNAYKDLKRLS